Sequence from the Desulfobaculum xiamenense genome:
CGCCACGTCTGTGGCCGTCCTCGTCCTGTGCCTGGTCATGGCTGTCTTCCTGGGTCTCGTCGACACAGGATTGACCAAAGCCATCGAGGCCATCTTGTCTTAAGCGGGTACCCGCAAAGGTTTGGTGAACAATGACCGAGCAGAACGATAGCCTCCCCAAAGCCCGCTGGTACATCGTCCACACCTATTCCGGCTTCGAGCAGCGCGTGGAGCAGACTCTCCGCGAGATGATGCGTACTGGGCAGGACAGCGGCCAGATTCTGGAAGTCGTCATGCCCACGGAAAAGGTGATCGAGCTTGTGAAGGGCGAGAAGAAAACCTCGACGCGCAAGTTCTATCCCGGCTACGTGATGCTCAAAATGATTCTGACCGATGAGTCCTGGCATCTTGTTCAGTCTATTCCCCGCGTCACGGGTTTCGTGGGAGGCAAGACCCGTCCCGCGCCAATGCGCGACAGCGAGGCAGAGAAGATTCTCTCGATGATGGAACAGCGCCAGGAGCAGCCCCGTCCCAAGTTCAATTTTGATCGTGGGGATGAAGTGCGGGTGGTCGATGGACCGTTCAGCGGCTTCAACGGGGTTGTGGAAGATGTCA
This genomic interval carries:
- the nusG gene encoding transcription termination/antitermination protein NusG translates to MTEQNDSLPKARWYIVHTYSGFEQRVEQTLREMMRTGQDSGQILEVVMPTEKVIELVKGEKKTSTRKFYPGYVMLKMILTDESWHLVQSIPRVTGFVGGKTRPAPMRDSEAEKILSMMEQRQEQPRPKFNFDRGDEVRVVDGPFSGFNGVVEDVNYDKGKLRVSVSIFGRQTPVELDFVQVSKG